From Pelotomaculum isophthalicicum JI, one genomic window encodes:
- a CDS encoding dynamin family protein, which produces MEYLGEVKQKLLQGRFNLVVLGEFKRGKTTFLNALLGADLLPTAVVPLTSIVTLIQYGERISAKVTFLDGVVEETTLDELHLYVTEEGNPCNEKNVKLVHLEYPSPYLKDGVVLIDTPGVGSIYQNNTDETYNYLPKVDAAIFLLSSDQPISRSELDFLKDIGQYSAKTFFILNKVDYLTDLDKKKALEFAKKVLAEKVGLEEINIYSLSAKLALDGKISGDDEKIKASNLPAFTAMLEKFLLKEKGRAAINATCNKGNNAAGELQLGLELEMKALGIPLEELKAKIVLFDEMVINLRQEQEDNGYIFQGEKSKVYQELEHEITVFQESQDIMIVKEIEQEY; this is translated from the coding sequence GTGGAATACCTGGGGGAAGTTAAACAGAAGCTTTTACAAGGCCGCTTCAATTTGGTTGTCCTTGGTGAATTCAAAAGAGGAAAAACCACTTTTCTTAATGCCCTCCTAGGCGCGGATCTTTTGCCGACTGCCGTCGTGCCGCTAACTTCCATTGTTACCTTAATCCAATATGGCGAGAGGATTAGCGCGAAGGTAACTTTCCTGGACGGGGTTGTCGAAGAAACAACGCTGGATGAATTGCACTTATACGTCACCGAAGAGGGCAACCCCTGCAACGAAAAGAATGTCAAGCTTGTTCATCTTGAGTACCCGTCGCCTTATCTAAAAGACGGCGTCGTTTTAATTGACACGCCAGGAGTAGGGTCAATTTACCAGAACAATACGGATGAGACTTATAACTACCTCCCCAAGGTGGACGCCGCTATTTTTCTTTTATCGTCCGACCAGCCGATTAGCCGGTCCGAACTTGATTTCTTGAAGGATATTGGGCAGTATTCAGCAAAGACATTCTTTATTTTAAATAAAGTTGACTATTTAACTGATTTGGACAAAAAAAAGGCGCTTGAATTTGCCAAGAAAGTTCTGGCTGAAAAAGTTGGCTTAGAAGAGATAAATATTTACTCGCTTTCTGCCAAGTTGGCCCTGGATGGAAAGATTTCCGGCGACGATGAAAAAATAAAAGCAAGCAACCTGCCGGCGTTTACCGCTATGCTAGAGAAATTCCTGCTAAAGGAAAAGGGGCGCGCGGCTATTAACGCAACCTGCAACAAAGGCAACAACGCGGCCGGGGAGTTGCAGCTCGGGCTGGAACTGGAGATGAAGGCACTGGGTATTCCCCTAGAAGAATTGAAGGCTAAGATAGTACTGTTTGACGAAATGGTCATAAATCTGCGTCAGGAACAAGAGGATAACGGTTATATCTTTCAAGGTGAGAAAAGCAAGGTGTACCAGGAGCTTGAGCATGAAATAACCGTGTTCCAGGAAAGTCAGGACATAATGATTGTTAAAGAAATCGAACAGGAATACTAG
- a CDS encoding MarR family transcriptional regulator — protein sequence MNNYEVVLNFFNAADKPVSASQIAKATGIEKKEVDKIMKQLKKEEKIASPKACYWEIKK from the coding sequence ATGAATAATTATGAAGTAGTTCTAAACTTTTTCAACGCAGCGGACAAGCCGGTCAGCGCAAGCCAAATAGCAAAAGCAACGGGCATCGAAAAAAAAGAGGTTGACAAGATCATGAAACAGCTCAAAAAAGAGGAAAAAATAGCCTCTCCGAAGGCTTGCTATTGGGAAATAAAAAAATGA